The Mammaliicoccus sciuri genome window below encodes:
- the sppA gene encoding signal peptide peptidase SppA, translating into MSKRIIAIIIAAILVVGGIVVSTVGIFLDDSWKKAVTDSDGISESVVSGSDSSSKIVKLSVDGTIQDTGVQESLFSGGGYNHQSFLKQLDKIKKDDQVKGVLLVVNSPGGGTYESDEIHKKLEEIKAKDKKVYVQMKNMAASGGYYISTPADKIYAGSQTLTGSLGVIISSINYSELANDLGVKDESVTSGKHKQILNPMKEMSKEERDIMQSIIDDSYKQFVNVIKDGRHMSESEVKKLADGRIYSAQQAKSNGLIDEIGYEDDAIKALRSDIKSKHAQVVTYDTTGGFLNFPMAVKSKLSSMIGLDDITKYEALIKANKSPQPMYLYGE; encoded by the coding sequence ATGTCTAAACGAATTATAGCGATAATCATCGCAGCTATTTTAGTTGTAGGTGGTATAGTTGTCAGCACAGTTGGCATATTTTTAGACGATTCGTGGAAAAAAGCAGTAACAGATTCAGATGGCATAAGTGAGTCTGTCGTATCTGGTAGTGATAGTAGTAGCAAAATTGTTAAATTATCAGTAGATGGTACCATTCAAGATACAGGTGTTCAAGAGTCATTATTTAGTGGTGGAGGATATAATCATCAATCCTTCTTAAAACAACTTGATAAAATTAAAAAAGACGATCAAGTTAAAGGTGTACTTCTAGTTGTCAATTCACCAGGTGGTGGAACATATGAAAGTGATGAAATACATAAAAAATTAGAAGAAATTAAAGCTAAAGATAAAAAAGTTTATGTTCAAATGAAAAATATGGCAGCATCAGGTGGCTATTATATCTCAACACCAGCTGACAAAATTTATGCAGGATCACAAACATTAACAGGTTCACTTGGGGTTATTATCTCAAGCATTAATTATTCAGAACTTGCGAATGATTTAGGTGTGAAAGATGAATCTGTAACTTCAGGTAAACATAAACAAATCTTGAACCCAATGAAAGAAATGTCGAAAGAAGAACGTGATATCATGCAATCCATCATTGATGATAGTTACAAACAATTTGTAAATGTCATTAAAGATGGTAGACATATGTCAGAATCAGAAGTTAAGAAATTAGCTGATGGTAGAATTTATTCTGCACAACAAGCTAAATCAAACGGTTTAATTGATGAAATTGGTTATGAAGATGATGCTATTAAAGCATTAAGAAGTGACATTAAATCCAAACATGCACAAGTTGTAACATATGATACAACTGGCGGATTCTTAAACTTCCCAATGGCTGTTAAAAGTAAATTATCTTCAATGATAGGTTTAGATGATATAACTAAATATGAAGCCTTAATTAAAGCGAATAAATCACCACAACCTATGTATTTATACGGTGAATAA
- a CDS encoding NAD kinase, whose product MTSYKRIYLFSSKDRDVLETREKIQKEMEPHGFEFVSNYDDADIIASVGGDGSFLQACRKTNFNKDKVYIGIKTRLDQNYLYVDFSIDDIPHLIESIDSHEVSVRKYPVLEVNLNNQMSYMCLNDFYIKSSVIKPMKLEIYIDDEYFEAFNGDGLLISTPTGSTGYNKSLDGAIIDPKIRSMQLTEIASLNNNNFRTVSSSVVLGDTRTLKIILDKEGNYYPIMGLDNEALSIQETDFISLRIQDKYIRTLKLPQNSFWSKVQRKFL is encoded by the coding sequence ATGACTTCGTATAAACGTATTTATTTATTTAGTTCAAAAGACCGTGACGTATTAGAAACACGTGAAAAAATCCAGAAAGAAATGGAACCACACGGATTTGAATTTGTTTCAAATTACGATGACGCAGATATTATTGCTTCAGTCGGGGGAGATGGGAGTTTCTTACAAGCTTGTAGAAAAACGAACTTTAATAAAGATAAAGTTTATATTGGTATCAAAACACGACTAGATCAGAATTACTTATATGTTGATTTTAGTATAGATGACATTCCACATTTAATTGAATCTATTGATTCTCATGAAGTAAGTGTCAGAAAATATCCTGTCCTAGAAGTAAACTTGAATAACCAAATGTCTTATATGTGTTTAAATGATTTTTACATTAAATCAAGCGTCATCAAGCCGATGAAGTTGGAAATATACATTGATGACGAATATTTCGAAGCATTCAACGGAGATGGTTTATTAATTTCAACACCAACAGGATCAACTGGATATAACAAATCATTAGACGGCGCAATTATTGACCCTAAAATTAGAAGCATGCAATTAACTGAAATCGCATCACTAAATAACAATAATTTCAGAACAGTGAGTAGTTCGGTAGTATTGGGCGATACAAGAACCCTTAAAATCATTCTTGATAAAGAAGGTAACTATTATCCAATTATGGGACTAGATAATGAAGCATTAAGTATTCAAGAAACAGACTTTATTTCACTTAGAATTCAAGATAAATATATTCGAACATTGAAATTACCTCAGAATTCATTCTGGAGTAAAGTACAAAGAAAATTCTTATAA
- a CDS encoding helix-turn-helix domain-containing protein yields the protein MTKYSDEFKLKVVRDYLDGHYGYRKLAKKYNIPDKIIIRTWVKAFQSFGVDGIKKKQKKTVYSVTFKINVLNYMKRTGDSFQDTAIKFGLNTPSIIVRWKKIYDKEGVEGLEKPKGRPPMKKKKQKKSNQNLSREKELELENENLRLENAYLKKLNAFRENPSAFLEKHKQQWHSNSKKKDSN from the coding sequence ATGACAAAATATAGTGATGAATTTAAGTTGAAAGTTGTAAGAGATTATCTAGATGGCCATTATGGTTATCGAAAATTAGCTAAAAAATATAATATACCTGATAAAATTATTATACGAACATGGGTAAAAGCCTTTCAATCATTCGGTGTAGATGGCATTAAAAAGAAACAGAAAAAGACAGTTTATTCTGTTACATTCAAAATAAATGTATTAAACTATATGAAAAGAACAGGCGATTCCTTCCAAGATACAGCGATTAAATTTGGCCTAAATACCCCATCTATTATTGTGCGATGGAAAAAGATATATGACAAAGAAGGTGTGGAAGGACTCGAAAAGCCGAAAGGACGACCTCCCATGAAAAAGAAGAAACAGAAGAAATCTAATCAAAACCTATCACGAGAAAAAGAGTTAGAGCTAGAAAATGAAAATCTTCGATTAGAGAATGCTTATTTAAAAAAGTTGAACGCTTTTCGAGAGAATCCGAGTGCCTTTCTAGAAAAGCACAAGCAGCAGTGGCATTCGAACTCAAAGAAGAAGGATTCAAATTAA
- a CDS encoding IS3 family transposase, with protein sequence MAFELKEEGFKLKDILVKVGIPEATYHYHAKQLQKEDLDKGWKKKIIELFQKHNGKYGYRRIYLALRNQGYLINHKKVQRIMRELGLKCQKFTRKSRYQSYKGTVGKVAENRLNRRFHTSIRLQKLVTDITEFKCAEEQKLYLSPIMDLYNGEIISYGISRRPTLDLVLQSLDKAVTIIKHEAPYRTTIHSDQGWHYQHNAWIRRLSEQRIYQSMSRKATCADNASMENFFGIMKQEMYHGEELVNYETLKRRIEDYIYWYNNERLKLKLAGRSPVQYRTQSSQLIA encoded by the coding sequence GTGGCATTCGAACTCAAAGAAGAAGGATTCAAATTAAAAGATATCTTAGTAAAGGTTGGTATACCAGAAGCAACCTATCATTACCATGCCAAACAATTACAAAAGGAAGATTTAGATAAAGGTTGGAAGAAAAAGATCATTGAACTTTTTCAAAAACACAACGGTAAATACGGCTATCGTCGTATATATTTAGCTTTGAGAAATCAAGGTTATCTCATTAACCATAAGAAAGTACAACGAATTATGCGAGAACTAGGATTAAAATGTCAAAAATTCACACGTAAATCACGCTATCAATCATACAAAGGTACAGTTGGTAAAGTGGCTGAAAATCGCTTGAATCGTAGATTCCATACATCTATTCGACTTCAAAAATTAGTGACAGATATCACTGAATTTAAATGTGCTGAAGAACAAAAATTATATCTCAGCCCTATTATGGATTTATACAATGGGGAAATCATTTCTTATGGTATATCCAGAAGACCAACATTAGACTTAGTACTTCAATCATTGGATAAAGCAGTTACAATCATTAAGCATGAAGCACCATATCGTACGACGATACATTCTGATCAAGGTTGGCATTATCAGCATAATGCATGGATTAGAAGATTATCGGAACAAAGGATTTATCAAAGTATGTCACGTAAAGCGACGTGTGCGGATAATGCTTCTATGGAGAATTTCTTTGGCATCATGAAGCAGGAAATGTATCATGGAGAAGAACTTGTTAACTATGAAACATTAAAAAGAAGAATTGAGGATTACATCTATTGGTATAACAATGAACGTTTGAAATTAAAATTGGCTGGACGAAGTCCAGTACAATACCGAACTCAATCCAGCCAATTAATAGCATAA
- a CDS encoding sulfite exporter TauE/SafE family protein — protein sequence MEFDLNILLIIILFGLIASFIDSVVGGGGLISLPALLAVGMDPATALGTNKLASSFGSFTSAMKFIRAKKVDFDIVGKLFPLSFVGSIFGAITATYLPPEYLKPLAIIILALVTIYSIVKKDWGDINRYKKLSLKKAILFIIGVTVIGYYDGFLGGGTGSFFLFALLMIGLDYLHAAGNAKFLNFASNIGALLLFMVLGHVNYIYGLSMAVSMVIGSYLGVTFAIKKGVSYVKVLFIIVTITLILKNLYDYISSHFM from the coding sequence ATGGAGTTTGATTTAAATATATTATTAATCATTATTTTATTTGGTTTAATTGCATCATTTATCGATTCAGTTGTAGGTGGAGGAGGATTAATTTCTTTACCTGCATTACTAGCAGTGGGAATGGATCCAGCTACAGCTCTAGGTACAAATAAATTAGCGAGTTCATTCGGTTCATTTACGAGTGCGATGAAATTTATAAGAGCGAAGAAAGTAGATTTCGATATTGTAGGTAAATTATTTCCATTATCCTTTGTAGGTTCGATATTTGGTGCGATTACTGCCACATATTTACCACCAGAATATTTAAAGCCATTGGCAATTATTATACTGGCACTAGTAACTATATACTCAATTGTAAAGAAAGATTGGGGAGACATTAATCGATATAAGAAATTGTCACTTAAAAAAGCAATCTTGTTTATTATTGGAGTAACGGTAATTGGTTATTATGATGGATTTCTTGGAGGCGGAACAGGATCATTCTTCCTATTTGCTTTATTAATGATTGGTCTTGATTATTTACACGCAGCCGGAAATGCTAAATTTTTAAACTTTGCTTCTAACATAGGTGCATTACTGCTATTTATGGTTTTAGGACATGTCAATTATATCTATGGATTAAGTATGGCAGTATCTATGGTAATCGGTTCATATTTAGGAGTTACATTTGCTATCAAAAAAGGCGTATCTTACGTTAAAGTATTATTTATTATTGTAACGATAACGTTAATTCTCAAAAATCTATATGACTATATTAGTAGTCACTTTATGTAA
- the thiI gene encoding tRNA uracil 4-sulfurtransferase ThiI: protein MNYDHILVRYGELTLKTGNRNMFVNKLKANIKSRLMPLQGYKVRANRDRMYIYVHEGSDIEEMISRIQTVFGVHSVSPVVRIEKDLDLMKEVALKFAHDFKEGDTFKIDVKRADKTFELDTFQLQQELGGYVLQNTDHIIVNVKHPDHKIKVEVRKDAIYMYNRVLEGAGGLPVGTGGKTLLMLSGGIDSPVAGMEVMKRGVTIEAIHFHSPPYTSEQAKQKVIDLTKQLAHLTGDIKLHIVPFTELQKQIHKVVEESFTMTSTRRMMLRVTEKVAHEIGAHAIVNGENLGQVASQTLGSMYAINSVTSMPILRPLLTFDKEDIVKKAKAINTFDLSIQPFEDCCTIFTPKNPKTNPKLEKVEYFESKFDFGPLIDEAVKNVETLTISKHDDLNQQKDEWMDELL from the coding sequence ATGAATTATGATCACATATTAGTGAGATACGGAGAGCTGACTTTAAAAACAGGTAATAGAAATATGTTTGTGAATAAATTAAAAGCAAATATCAAAAGTCGATTAATGCCACTTCAAGGTTATAAAGTACGTGCAAATCGTGACCGTATGTATATCTATGTACACGAAGGTTCTGACATTGAAGAAATGATAAGCAGAATTCAAACTGTGTTTGGCGTACACTCTGTAAGTCCAGTAGTTCGAATTGAAAAAGATTTAGATTTAATGAAAGAAGTCGCTTTAAAGTTTGCGCATGATTTTAAAGAGGGAGACACATTTAAAATTGACGTCAAACGTGCAGATAAAACGTTTGAACTTGATACTTTTCAATTGCAACAAGAGTTAGGTGGGTATGTACTTCAAAATACTGATCACATTATAGTAAATGTTAAACATCCAGATCATAAAATTAAAGTAGAAGTTCGTAAAGACGCTATTTATATGTACAATCGTGTACTTGAAGGCGCTGGTGGATTACCTGTAGGAACTGGTGGTAAAACATTACTTATGCTTTCAGGTGGAATAGATTCACCAGTAGCAGGTATGGAAGTGATGAAACGAGGCGTGACAATTGAAGCTATTCATTTTCATAGTCCGCCATATACAAGTGAACAAGCTAAACAAAAAGTAATCGATTTAACAAAACAACTTGCACACTTAACAGGCGATATCAAATTGCATATTGTACCTTTTACAGAACTTCAAAAGCAAATTCATAAAGTCGTTGAAGAAAGCTTTACAATGACAAGTACAAGAAGAATGATGTTAAGAGTTACTGAGAAAGTAGCACATGAAATCGGTGCACATGCAATTGTAAATGGTGAGAACTTAGGACAAGTAGCAAGTCAAACATTAGGTAGTATGTATGCCATTAACAGTGTAACATCAATGCCTATTTTACGTCCGTTACTTACATTTGATAAAGAAGATATTGTTAAAAAGGCGAAAGCAATTAATACATTTGATTTATCAATTCAACCATTTGAGGATTGTTGTACGATTTTCACACCAAAAAATCCGAAGACAAATCCTAAACTAGAAAAAGTGGAATATTTTGAATCTAAATTTGATTTTGGTCCACTAATTGATGAAGCGGTTAAAAATGTAGAAACACTTACAATTTCTAAGCATGATGATTTGAATCAACAAAAAGACGAATGGATGGATGAACTACTTTAA
- a CDS encoding cysteine desulfurase family protein, which produces MIYLDNAATTKPNEDVIQTYTQMNQQYFFNPNSPHSAGIKIAHLLDKARENIKQYLNLKDPFNIIFTSGATESNNIALQGMAKAKKRFGNTILTTKMEHPSVLETMRGLEDEGFNLKYIKTTNDGKLDISSLQELLNDDVVLVTCMHVNNVMGQIQPIEEISRILEEYPKVHFHLDGVQGFGKIPLDINLADSYSLSAHKFHGLKGSGILAIKQIKSIKQIIFGGGQEQGLRSGTVNAPVNIALAKAMRIMNDRMEDNAQVLSQRGKEIRAFVEQYKGVLVNSPIDAAPYILNISFPGVKGEVLVNAFSKFEIYLSTTSACSSKKSSHNETLKAMGLSNLVIEGSIRISIAPDLTNEQIERFKDAFDKVYKEVKELIKYEL; this is translated from the coding sequence ATGATATATCTTGATAATGCTGCAACGACAAAGCCTAATGAGGACGTTATCCAAACATATACACAAATGAATCAACAATACTTTTTTAATCCAAATAGTCCTCATTCAGCCGGCATAAAGATTGCTCATTTACTTGATAAAGCAAGAGAAAATATTAAACAATATTTAAATTTAAAAGATCCATTCAATATTATATTTACAAGTGGTGCTACCGAATCGAATAATATCGCACTTCAAGGGATGGCCAAAGCGAAAAAGAGATTTGGTAATACAATCCTTACAACTAAAATGGAACATCCGTCAGTTCTTGAAACGATGAGAGGATTAGAGGACGAAGGTTTTAATTTAAAATATATTAAAACGACGAATGATGGGAAATTAGATATATCATCTTTACAAGAATTGCTTAACGATGATGTTGTACTTGTTACATGCATGCATGTCAATAATGTAATGGGGCAAATTCAACCGATTGAAGAAATTAGTCGAATTTTAGAAGAATATCCTAAAGTACATTTTCATCTAGATGGCGTACAAGGTTTTGGGAAAATACCTTTAGATATTAATTTAGCAGATAGTTATAGTTTAAGCGCACATAAATTCCACGGATTAAAAGGTTCAGGTATTTTGGCGATTAAACAAATTAAATCGATTAAACAGATTATATTTGGTGGCGGACAAGAGCAAGGCTTAAGAAGCGGTACAGTTAATGCACCTGTCAATATTGCATTAGCAAAAGCGATGAGAATAATGAACGATCGTATGGAAGATAATGCTCAAGTATTAAGTCAAAGAGGTAAAGAAATTAGAGCTTTTGTAGAACAATATAAAGGTGTCTTGGTTAATTCACCAATCGATGCAGCACCATATATATTAAATATTTCTTTTCCAGGTGTTAAAGGTGAAGTATTAGTCAATGCATTTTCTAAATTTGAAATTTATTTGTCTACAACGAGTGCATGTTCTTCAAAGAAAAGTTCTCATAATGAAACGTTAAAAGCAATGGGATTAAGTAACCTTGTTATTGAAGGAAGTATAAGAATAAGTATTGCACCAGATTTAACGAATGAACAAATAGAACGTTTTAAAGATGCCTTTGATAAAGTATATAAAGAGGTAAAGGAGTTAATAAAATATGAATTATGA
- the tnpA gene encoding IS200/IS605 family transposase, whose translation MSSDTNSLAHTKWNCKYHIVFAPKYRRQIIYGKIKRDIGIILRQLCERKGVEIIEAEACKDHIHMLVSIPPKLSVSQFVGYLKGKSSLMIFDRHAHLKYRYGNRKFWCKGFYVDTVGRNKKVIENYIRNQLQEDIVAEQLTMIEYIDPFTGEETRKKKK comes from the coding sequence ATGTCATCAGACACAAACAGTTTAGCACATACAAAATGGAATTGTAAGTACCACATTGTGTTTGCACCAAAATATCGTAGACAAATTATTTATGGGAAAATTAAAAGAGATATTGGTATTATTTTAAGACAATTGTGTGAAAGAAAAGGTGTAGAAATAATAGAAGCTGAAGCATGTAAAGATCATATTCATATGTTAGTTAGCATTCCACCAAAGTTAAGTGTTTCTCAATTTGTAGGTTATTTAAAAGGTAAGAGCAGCTTAATGATATTTGATAGACATGCCCATTTAAAGTATAGATATGGTAACAGAAAATTTTGGTGTAAAGGATTTTATGTAGATACAGTTGGTAGAAATAAAAAAGTGATAGAAAATTATATAAGAAATCAATTACAAGAGGATATAGTAGCAGAACAGTTAACAATGATAGAGTACATAGATCCTTTTACTGGGGAAGAAACTCGAAAGAAGAAAAAATAA
- the ezrA gene encoding septation ring formation regulator EzrA has protein sequence MAIYITLAVIIIILIGIGIMLWLRTSKRNLITETEQRKQKIKQLPFQDELAKLKKLNIHGEAKDKYDQFKREWQTVLQEDLKVVDAKIHDADAELDKFKFSQSEESIADANKIMDGIEKKYMRLTQSVTELMTTVETSDKLYDESKQIYRETKREVLANRHQFGDAAELIEKNIEAFLPRIEQYEELVEDGHYIKASGHIDQLNTDMKRMQEDMEEIPLLIKDVQKELPGQFQDLKFGCRDLKVEGYNLEHVKVEGTLQTLRGKLNLVEPLIGRLELTKAESIINEINDALDDMYDLIEHEVKSKNTVEQSKEIITDELFHAKDMNYTLQTEIEYVKENYYISEEDVHKVRQYENEIQNLISVYDEILGEMAKTNVRYSEVEDNLLYIEEHVKVINDNQQKIQNHLVSLREDEATAQQNTLRVQSKKEEIYRNLLASNLPSVPERFIIMKNEIDHEIREVNKIFSQRPINVQYVKDKVSNIVLQMNKFEDETTDVLINAVHAETLIQYGNRYRKENNELNKSLNEAERLFANNRYKRAIEIAEAALEKVEPGISEKIEEDVNKR, from the coding sequence ATGGCAATTTATATAACACTTGCAGTTATAATCATTATATTAATTGGTATTGGTATAATGTTATGGTTGCGTACATCAAAGCGAAATTTGATTACTGAGACTGAGCAGCGTAAGCAAAAAATTAAGCAATTACCTTTTCAAGATGAATTAGCGAAGCTTAAAAAATTAAATATCCATGGTGAAGCTAAAGACAAGTATGACCAATTTAAAAGAGAATGGCAAACTGTTTTACAAGAAGATTTAAAAGTTGTAGATGCAAAAATTCATGATGCTGATGCAGAACTTGATAAATTTAAGTTCTCACAATCAGAAGAAAGTATTGCTGATGCTAACAAAATAATGGATGGTATAGAAAAGAAATATATGCGCTTAACTCAGAGTGTTACAGAATTAATGACAACAGTGGAAACAAGCGACAAACTATACGATGAATCTAAACAGATTTATAGAGAAACGAAGAGAGAAGTATTAGCGAATAGACACCAGTTTGGGGATGCTGCTGAACTAATCGAAAAAAACATCGAAGCTTTTCTACCTAGAATTGAACAATATGAAGAACTTGTTGAAGATGGACACTACATTAAAGCAAGTGGTCATATCGATCAACTGAATACGGATATGAAACGTATGCAAGAAGATATGGAGGAAATTCCATTATTGATCAAAGATGTACAAAAAGAATTACCAGGTCAATTCCAAGACTTGAAATTCGGATGTAGAGATTTGAAAGTTGAAGGTTATAACCTTGAACACGTTAAAGTAGAAGGGACGCTTCAAACTTTACGTGGCAAATTAAATTTAGTTGAACCATTGATTGGAAGATTAGAATTAACGAAAGCTGAAAGTATTATTAATGAAATTAATGATGCTTTAGATGATATGTATGATTTAATCGAACATGAAGTAAAATCTAAAAATACTGTCGAACAATCTAAAGAAATTATTACAGATGAATTATTCCATGCTAAAGATATGAACTACACACTTCAAACTGAAATTGAATATGTTAAAGAGAACTATTATATTTCTGAAGAAGATGTACATAAAGTAAGACAGTATGAGAATGAAATTCAAAACTTAATCAGTGTATACGATGAAATTTTAGGTGAAATGGCTAAAACAAATGTACGCTATAGTGAAGTTGAAGATAATCTACTATATATAGAAGAACATGTTAAAGTAATTAATGATAACCAACAAAAAATACAAAATCATTTAGTTTCTCTTAGAGAAGACGAAGCTACAGCTCAACAAAATACATTACGTGTTCAATCTAAGAAAGAAGAAATATATAGAAATTTATTAGCATCTAATTTACCAAGTGTACCTGAAAGATTTATCATTATGAAAAATGAAATTGATCACGAAATCCGTGAAGTAAATAAAATCTTTAGTCAAAGACCTATTAATGTACAATATGTGAAAGATAAAGTAAGTAACATTGTACTTCAAATGAATAAATTTGAAGATGAAACAACAGATGTACTTATTAATGCTGTTCATGCTGAAACATTAATTCAATATGGTAATAGATACAGAAAAGAAAATAATGAACTGAATAAGAGTCTTAATGAAGCAGAAAGACTGTTTGCTAACAATAGATATAAACGTGCTATTGAAATAGCTGAAGCAGCGCTTGAAAAAGTAGAGCCGGGTATCAGTGAAAAAATAGAAGAAGATGTAAATAAACGATAA